Sequence from the Actinomycetota bacterium genome:
TTCGCTGCTCGGCAGCGAACAGGCCGAGACGTCACCGGTCGGCATCGGCATCGCCGCCGTCTCCGTCGTGGTCATGCCGTTGCTGGTCTGGGCCAAGCGACGCACCGGCCGCGAGCTCGGCTCGGCCACCGTGGTCGCCGACTCCATGCAGACCATGCTGTGCACCTACCTGTCGGCGATCGTCCTGGTCGGACTGGTCCTCAATGCCACCCTCGGCTGGTGGTGGGCCGATCCCGTCGCCGCTCTGGTGATCGCCGCCGTCGCCGTGCGCGAAGGCGTCGAGGCGTGGCGCGGTGAGCAATGCGACGACTGCGCTCTCCCAGCCGCTGGCGGCGGTGACGCCGACGGGTGCGGGTGCGGGCCAGGCTGCACCGACGCCTGCTGCACCGGCACTGAGCAGGCGGACCGATGACCATCGCCGCCTCCGCCGCTATCGCGTTGGTGGTCTACCTGCTCGGCCTGGCGGCGGCGTTCGGCTGGCAGACCTGGCGGCACTGGAAAGCCACCGGCAGCACCGGCTATCGCGGCATCTCCGGACGGCCCGGCTCCCTGCACTGGTGGGGCGGCCTGCTGTTCGCGGTCGCGCTGCTGCTCGGCGCCGCCGCACCGGTGCTCGTCCTGGCCGGCGTCATCGGCATCCCGGCCGGGCTGCGCCACCCGGCACTGTCCTGGGCGGGGCTCGTCGTCGCCGTCGCCGGGATCGCCGTCACCCTG
This genomic interval carries:
- a CDS encoding cation transporter, whose product is SLLGSEQAETSPVGIGIAAVSVVVMPLLVWAKRRTGRELGSATVVADSMQTMLCTYLSAIVLVGLVLNATLGWWWADPVAALVIAAVAVREGVEAWRGEQCDDCALPAAGGGDADGCGCGPGCTDACCTGTEQADR